Below is a genomic region from Ignavibacteriales bacterium.
TTTGGATTTATTATTTTCTTCAAGTACAGGACCAATGCACATTGCTGCTGCATTAAAAGTGGATACTCTTTCTATGTTTTGTCCGCTAACTGCCTGTTCTCCAAAGTTATGGGGACCGTTAGGAAATGAAGCAGAAATTATTTTACCTAAAGATGGATATTGTCAGACTATATGTCCTGGTGATCCTAAAAGGTGTTCATTTACAGGTAGCGGAGGAATTAACTATTCTTTTATTTTCGAAAGAATAATGAACAAAGTAAATTCTGGAAAGCAGAATCTTTTAAATGCAAATTGAATCATATGTTGAAAAATGAAGGATACAAATCAATGAAAATAAATATTTTGTTCGGTTCTATTTTAATGATTCTGATTGCCGGTGGAATAATTCTTTTTAGTTCAACGCAATCGGAACTTAAATGGGATTCATTCAATAAAGCAATAGTTAAAGGTCAATCAGAAAATAAAAAACTGGTTATTGATGTTTATACTGATTGGTGCGGATGGTGCAAGAAAATGGATAAGAGCACATACCAAAATCAAAATGTTGTTGATTATATAAGTAAAAAATATATTCCGGTTAAATTGAATGCGGAATCCTCAACCAAATTAACTTTTGAAGGACAAGAATATAGTGAACAGCAATTTTCGCGGAATCTTGGAATCAGTGGTTATCCATCAACTTTATTTGTTGATGAAAAAGGGAAATTAATTACCGTTGTACCCGGTTATTTGGAACCAGCTGAGTTTATTAAAATTCTTAAATTTATCGGTGAAGATATTTATAAGTCAAAAAG
It encodes:
- a CDS encoding thioredoxin fold domain-containing protein — encoded protein: MKINILFGSILMILIAGGIILFSSTQSELKWDSFNKAIVKGQSENKKLVIDVYTDWCGWCKKMDKSTYQNQNVVDYISKKYIPVKLNAESSTKLTFEGQEYSEQQFSRNLGISGYPSTLFVDEKGKLITVVPGYLEPAEFIKILKFIGEDIYKSKSFDEYLKSLGS